Proteins found in one Planococcus citri chromosome 2, ihPlaCitr1.1, whole genome shotgun sequence genomic segment:
- the LOC135835684 gene encoding uncharacterized protein LOC135835684, whose amino-acid sequence MAFLKSIILVVFCIGWVKAVQYDFDAEFNRIFHQIRNSFENAWKWMNTAADRSFIRINEIFRARKPVELGRLHKYQDVIPPNNTPTSLENAPIQAESPNTQNSSAIGTPKSQPSSSVEQLGSPIIPPESVSLKKTEDNSKIPPNNTVEVPQQPMNSSEPQSNDSQAKQPNEDQVHSEIQPPTKLPEPHSDDVSSAKESTMDEVHPETQTEAVIPLKEEPTKSKMELSLVQDVGTGDSQATENQPESDMKITEDEKEMPILITDRPERIELETKRVLPSIYDQQNIIILFLFFLIILMSIYFFLLDRTRSCPTIVIQRDLCGNLKPTMDLYKK is encoded by the exons ATGGCGTTTCTAAAAAGTATAATATTGGTGGTTTTTTGCATTGGATGGGTAAAAGCTGTCCAGTAT GATTTCGACGCTGAATTCAACAGAATCTTCCACCAAATTAGGAATTCGTTTGAGAATGCATGGAAGTGGATGAACACGGCAGCTGACAGAAGTTTTATACGTATAAATGAGATATTCAGGGCGAGGAAACCTGTAGAGCTAGGTCGTCTTCATAAATATCAAGACGTTATACCACCAAATAATACTCCAACGAGCCTAGAAAATGCACCGATTCAAGCGGAAAGCCCAAATACTCAAAATTCATCCGCAATTGGAACACCTAAGTCACAACCATCATCATCTGTAGAACAACTCGGCTCCCCGATTATTCCTCCAGAATCGGTCAGTCTTAAAAAAACTGAAGATAATTCGAAAATACCTCCAAATAATACCGTAGAGGTACCTCAACAACCAATGAACTCATCGGAACCTCAGAGTAACGACTCTCAAGCAAAACAACCCAACGAAGACCAAGTTCACTCTGAGATACAACCACCTACGAAATTACCAGAACCTCACAGTGATGATGTTTCTTCAGCCAAAGAGTCCACTATGGATGAAGTTCACCCTGAGACGCAAACAGAAGCTGTAATTCCATTAAAGGAAGAACCAACGAAGAGTAAAATGGAATTATCGTTGGTTCAAGATGTTGGAACCGGAGATTCCCAAGCCACTGAGAATCAACCCGAATCTGATATGAAAATAACCGAGGATGAGAAAGAAATGCCGATTTTGATAACCGATCGACCAGAACGTATTGAATTGGAGACGAAAAGAGTATTACCATCCATTTACGACCAacaaaatatcataattttattcctattctttttaattattcttatgagtatttatttctttttattagATCGAACTCGTAGTTGCCCTACTATTGTTATACAAAGAGATCTGTGTGGTAATTTAAAACCGACCATGGATCTTTATAAGAAATAA